Proteins from one Dromiciops gliroides isolate mDroGli1 chromosome 6, mDroGli1.pri, whole genome shotgun sequence genomic window:
- the LOC122730818 gene encoding eukaryotic translation initiation factor 3 subunit K-like — MALFEQMCANVAKLLKDIDRYNPENLTTLERYVDTQAKENAYDLEANLAVLKLYQFNLTFFQTTVTAQILLKALTNFPHTDFTLCKCMINQAHQKEQPIKQILYLGDLLETCHFQAFWHALDENMDLLLLNGITGFEDSIRKFICHVVGITYQHIDRWLLAEMPGDLSDSQLKVWMSKYGWSSNEAGQVFICSQEESIKPKNIVEKIDFESVSSIMASSQ; from the coding sequence ATGGCGCTGTTCGAGCAGATGTGCGCCAACGTGGCCAAGTTGCTCAAGGACATCGACAGGTACAATCCTGAGAACCTAACCACCCTGGAGCGCTATGTGGACACCCAGGCCAAGGAAAACGCCTATGACCTAGAAGCCAACCTGGCCGTGCTCAAGCTATACCAGTTCAACCTGACCTTCTTCCAGACCACAGTGACAGCCCAAATTCTGCTGAAGGCCCTCACTAACTTCCCCCACACAGACTTCACCTTGTGCAAGTGCATGATCAACCAGGCTCATCAAAAAGAGCAGCCCATCAAGCAGATCCTGTACTTGGGGGACTTGCTGGAGACTTGTCACTTCCAGGCTTTCTGGCATGCCCTGGATGAGAACATGGATCTCCTTCTCCTCAATGGCATCACAGGCTTTGAAGACTCCATCCGAAAATTTATCTGCCATGTTGTGGGCATCACGTATCAACACATTGATCGCTGGCTGCTGGCTGAGATGCCGGGAGATCTTTCAGACAGCCAGCTGAAAGTATGGATGAGCAAATACGGCTGGAGTTCCAATGAAGCAGGACAGGTGTTCATCTGCAGCCAGGAGGAGAGCATTAAGCCCAAAAACATCGTGGAAAAGATTGACTTTGAGAGTGTTTCCAGCATCATGGCCTCCTCCCAGTAA